The Nitrospinota bacterium genome contains the following window.
AAGACGAACTGGGGATTGACTGGCGAACTCATCTGGCCAGTGGTTTGACCCGTAGAAAAACGAGGTTGATAGGTTGCAGGGGGCATCCCCATAGACGCCATTCTTGTGGGAAGCTCTTTCACAATAGCATTTGTAGCAAAGATGCTCGAATGATCCTTCAGGGAAAAAATCTCTGAATCGACCACCTGCTTCCCTTTCAAATCTCTTGTGATATTGACGAGGAGAAAATCTGAGTTTACAATCTGCTTTATCCTGACAAGATCCCTCGATGGGAGAAAATTTTTGATATCAATATTATTTTCTAATAGGGCGACTTGGAATTTATCCTTGTCATAAATCTCAAATCTTTTTGTCTCTTTTAATGCGTTTACCATCTCTTCTGTTATAGTATCTGTGTCCAGATCTTGCTTTGATTTATTGATGAAGGGAAGAACGGCTATCTCTATCCTCGTAGCGGTTATTCTCACCTTATCACCCCTCTGGATTTTTTTACCCTTTAGCTCTGAAACCACCCTTGCATTAGAATACTTTTCTGCAATCCTTGTTATCTCTATTTTTCCGATCTCCTCCTCAAATCTTCCCAAAACCTCTCCTGACAATGGATGTCTGAATTCTTCCCCTTCCCTAAAGACCGCCATGATGTTCCCATCAGCTATGTTATCGCCATACTTCAGATCCAAGAAAAGCTCTCTTCCTTTTACAGAAACGATATAGCCCTCAACCTGAGGAAAGGTAGAAGCAAACTTTTTTGCTAGTTTCCTTAAAGCCTCAGAATAGTCGAGAACCGTGTTAGAACGAGGGTCTTTCTTGACAAGAAGGCTAGATGAGCCTGCGTAGACAGGGCTTGGATTGAGTTGTGCTTTCGGTTCAGAAGTGATGGGCACAGAAACCGGCTTTTTCATATCCTCAGGAATAGGATCACTTCCCGAAATCTTATTTAACTTCTTTTTGGTAGCAGAACATCCTGTGATAAAGACCACCGCAAGTAAAGCGATCAGAAAAAATGAAAATTTATGATATCTTGAAACTGGCCTGGACATCAAAAAACCTCTGTATTTTAAGGATACTTTAAATTACTATAATATTTTAATTAAAATATATAGTCAAGTTTTTTTGACCTCTCTTTTTCATGCCTGTTTTTACGCCTGTTTTTATGCCTGAAGTGATTTTATTGATTGGTTTTTATTCATCTTTTTTTCAAAATTAAAATTTTAAAATCATATATAGAAATTTGATATATATCTATATTTCCCTTGACATAAAATCATTTCTCTCTTTATAATTGAAAACCTAATCTCATACAGATTGGGAATTTTTTTATCTGGATTATCTTTTTCCCATCGAAGCTTAAGGAGCAAAAAAATGAAAAATGCGATAAGAGTATTTTTTTGGACAATTATCCTTTTTGGCCTAACCCTAACTCTCTCCTATGCCCAAGAAATTGAAAGCGCATCAAAAGATTCTCAATGGGTTATCATATCCCTCTTTAAGAGGGGGGGTATCACCATGTATCCTATCTTTTTCTGTTCTGTACTCTCTCTGGCTATATGTCTGGAGCGCCTTTTTTATCTGAGAAAAAAGAGGATCGTCCATCCCGAATTTTTAGAAAATATCCAGAAGTACTGGTACAGGCATGAAACAAATAAAGCCATTTCAACGTGTCAAAAATATGATATATCGATTTCAAAGATCCTCAGGGCTGGTCTCTTAAGGTTTGGTCATGGCTTTAGAGAAATTGAGAGGGCAATTGAAGCGGCTGGACAGCATGAAACCTCTCTTCTCGTATCAAACCTGAGGATATTGGGTGCTATCGCCAATCTGGCACCGATGCTGGGTCTTCTCGGAACCGTTTTAGGAATGATCAAGGCCTTTAACGTTATCTCTCAAAGTGGAACAGGAAACCCAGGGCTTGTTGCCAGCGGTATATCTGAGGCATTGATAACAACAGCAGCTGGCCTCATGATAGGGATACCTACACTCGCAGCCTACCACTATTTCAGAGGAAGGGTTGATAAATTCGTATTTGAAATGGAAGATATATCATTAAAGCTTTTGGAAGAACTGGTCTACCAACCTGAAAAGGAACAAAAGGAACAATAAAAAGCGGTAAGGGAAAATTATGATTTTCAAAAAAGAAGCAGAAGAGGATTACGGATTACAGTTAACTCCTCTCATCGATGTTATCTTTCTCCTTTTAATATTCTTTATGGTTTCAACGGCCTTTATCGATTTCACAAGGAGACTTGATATAAAGCTTCCCGAATCCAAGGCCGCAGATGTTATTGAAAAGGTCAAGAGCTTTGTTATCGAAATGGCTGTCGATAAAAAAATATATCTCAATAGCAAAGAGGTAACCCTAAATGCCCTCGAATCAGAATTAAAAGAATCCTCTAAAAAAGCAACCCATGTCTCTGTAATCATAAAGGCAGACAAAAGACTCCCCTATGGGAATGTTATTAAAGTAATGGGGATAGTAAAGGATGCAAAGATAAGAGATATCGGGGTTGCGGTGAAATAAAAGAGAGCTCAGTTAGATTAGGAGAATGAGCACTTTTAAGTTCAAAGACCCGCTAAAAATTCTTTATAATCGTTTTAGAAATCTTGCCATCCCTTATACGTAAAATAAAATGTTTCAGGCTGCTTTGGTTTAAAAAACCAATATGAACGTTTTATCTTCTTAGAGAGAGTTGAATACTGTCCAATTCTTGGTGGTGGTTCTACATCAATTGGTTTTTTCCATGTTAAAGCTAATGACTTTGGAGATGAAAAATAGCTAGTTAAGTCTTGATTCTTCATAATTTCTTTTACTGCTTTGAACTCACCATAAGTAGGGTGGTAGGGACTGTTATTATACCATCTGATATCATGAACAGAAACTAAGCCATTTTTTTTCACATATTTTAAGACATTATTTTTCCACCAATAACCAAAATCTTCTGAATGATCACTATCAATCAATAGATAATCTATCGTGCCAATTTGTTCAATAATTTTTGGGAAGGTAACCTTTACATCTCCCAAATAAAAAGAGAATAGATCTTCAAATCCTAAATCAATTGCATTTTGTTTGGCAACCTCCAAATGTCGGGGATTAATTTCAAAGCTGTGAAGATGACCAACCCTATTATCATAAAGAGCTTTCAATATAGATTGAGTACTATGACCTTTGCCACAGGATATTTCTACAACAACCCTTGGTTTTGTCTCTCTGATTAACATGTAACATATCTCACAATCAGCAATATCTTGTTGCCGACCATATTTTTTTTTATGTTTTCTATAATATTTCCAGTGTCCATATAGATTCCACTTATATTTTTTATATAAAGATAAAATAAATTCTTCATTAAGATATAATTTTTTTATCATTTCATGCCTTTACGATTAATTCATTTTCTACAGATTATAATTCAACATTTTTAATCACTTTTGAGTTATTGTATAAGATAATAAAAAGCTAATATTTTAGTGAATTGTTTCAACTTATATTTCATGAAAATTTATATCTTTTGATAAATTCAATTAACCTCTTTCCTCTCTTATGAGCCTTCCGTTTTTATAAAAAAACCGGATGTCTATCTTACCGTCATAGTTCGTATCCTCTTCCTGTCTTTCAATCTTTCCATCTTTATAGTAAGACCAGATATCTATCTTTCCGTCATAATTCGTGTCCCCCTCCTGCTTTGTCAGTTTTTCTTCTTGATAATATGAGAGGATATCTGCCTTTCCGTCTTTATTGGTGTCTTCTTCTATTTTTGCTATTTTCCCTTTATTATAAGTATACCAAACATCTATCTTTCCATCATTATCGGAATCGAAATGCCTTGTTACAAGCATTTCTTTTTCATAGAGTAAAATATTATCGATATTTCCGTCCCTGTTCCTATCCTCTTCCTGTCTAACCAACTCCCCGCCTTGATAATGATAGACAATTTTGGGTCTGCCACTTAAATCTATTCCCTCTTCTACTCTCTTTAATTTACTATCTTCATAGAACGATTTTATATCTTTATGACCGTCTCCCTTTGTATCGGCCTCTCTCCTTACAAGCTTTCCATCTCTATAGTAAGACCAAAGGTCGATCTTGTCATCGTTGTTTGTATCCTCATGAGAGCTAACCAACTTTTCATTTTCATAAAAATAGGTCTTATCGATCCTTCCATCACCATTTATGTCTTGTTCTTCTTTAACCAATTTCTCGTTTTCAAAATAGGACCAGAGATCTATCTTACCCCTCTTCTTTGTATCTTCCTCTCGCTTTACTAATCTTTCGTTTTTA
Protein-coding sequences here:
- a CDS encoding biopolymer transporter ExbD; translated protein: MIFKKEAEEDYGLQLTPLIDVIFLLLIFFMVSTAFIDFTRRLDIKLPESKAADVIEKVKSFVIEMAVDKKIYLNSKEVTLNALESELKESSKKATHVSVIIKADKRLPYGNVIKVMGIVKDAKIRDIGVAVK
- a CDS encoding class I SAM-dependent methyltransferase, translated to MIKKLYLNEEFILSLYKKYKWNLYGHWKYYRKHKKKYGRQQDIADCEICYMLIRETKPRVVVEISCGKGHSTQSILKALYDNRVGHLHSFEINPRHLEVAKQNAIDLGFEDLFSFYLGDVKVTFPKIIEQIGTIDYLLIDSDHSEDFGYWWKNNVLKYVKKNGLVSVHDIRWYNNSPYHPTYGEFKAVKEIMKNQDLTSYFSSPKSLALTWKKPIDVEPPPRIGQYSTLSKKIKRSYWFFKPKQPETFYFTYKGWQDF
- a CDS encoding MotA/TolQ/ExbB proton channel family protein; this encodes MKNAIRVFFWTIILFGLTLTLSYAQEIESASKDSQWVIISLFKRGGITMYPIFFCSVLSLAICLERLFYLRKKRIVHPEFLENIQKYWYRHETNKAISTCQKYDISISKILRAGLLRFGHGFREIERAIEAAGQHETSLLVSNLRILGAIANLAPMLGLLGTVLGMIKAFNVISQSGTGNPGLVASGISEALITTAAGLMIGIPTLAAYHYFRGRVDKFVFEMEDISLKLLEELVYQPEKEQKEQ